GGATTTTGAAACTGAAGTGAATAGCATTGCAGGGGGGAATCAAAAATGAAGGGGAAGGATCGCCGCCTAATAAACGCGGTGAGCGGGTTTCTGCTGTTCGTTGCTTGTTTGATCTTCGGTCTTATCAACGTATCAACAGTTAATGCTGCTCAAACAAATAGAAAACAATTGAAGGTCGCAAATACAAAGGTCGCCCCAAAGACCACGACCAAAATGGTTGAAGTGATCTCATCTGACGAGGTCCCTTCCGTCAAAAAAGTGAAACCAAAGACAGTCTCTAAGCGACTCAAGACAAAACGAGCTGTCAGCAAAACAAAGAAAACAAAAGTTATAAAGAAGACAAGGGTTCGCGCCATTAATAAGCGCTCGTCAAAAGTGACTCGTGCGAAGGGGCAAAGCCGGGATGCTCGCCGAGTCATTCGAGTTTCCTTTAAGGCAACAGAGACTAAACAAAAGCCTGGGGCCACCAAGGTCCCCGTTCAGAAATTAGACTCCATAACATCCAACCCAGGAGGCATGGAGGTCGCACTCATGCCTCGAAATCGTTAACCAACCACACACACAGAATTAGTTCGGGGCAGTCTAGTACGGGGTACTAGGCTGCCTTTTTTTGGACCAAGGTATATGAAGAAACAGCCCGTTAAGGCATGGTGGGCCATTTCGATAATTCGTGATAGCCTAACTTTATATTCCGGGGGCGGGTCGGTGATAATTCGAATACTGATTGCGATCAATGTTTTTGCTTTCTTGAGCCACAGCGTGGCCTGTGGAAAGAAGGGCTTCCGCACCAAAGGCGGTGGGGACGGCCAGAAGCTCGCCGTTTCCTGCCAGGAGTCCGCAGAAGTCAGATTTCAGTGGGACTGGTGTGGCCCTAACATTGTTGCTGGGTCTGATGTGACAGAAGCCTGCTCGGGACGAGTCTTTTACACTGATATGATCTTCTCGGCCATTAAGGTGAAGACCACTCAATATCCGGGCGGGAAATGCCTTTTCGCCAATGGTAATTGGCAAGATGGCACCCCAAATGCCAGTTGTGAGAGAGTCATTTTACGGGACTTTGCTTATGTGGTCGGACCCACCTCACCATTTGTGATCACCGAGTGCTTGAACGGCTCAAATCTGGATCGAGTCTCGGGGGCACTGGCCGAGCCTCGCAGCGAGTTTGTCTCCCAACGGCCCTAGTAACAACCGGCCCCTTCTTTGTGCCAAAAGATGGTCGCCTCCCAAAGAAGACCCCCATCTTTAGTGGCCACCCCAGTCCCAGGATCGAGTGCAAAACGATCTGCAGCCAATGCCTGTATGGTGAGTGCTCCGTTGCGGTATTCGCCTTTTTGGCCAGGATCATTTTTTACAACACACCCCGTCTGGGTGGGAATGAGCCCGCCACTGACAATGGCATCCTCGTCAAAGTGAAGAGAAAACTTCGTCAACTGCACCTGGCCGGGCCCAGCTGCCCCTAATACAAAAGTATCCAGAGCTGTTGTTGTCCCCTTTAAAAAGGAGTTTACACGGGCCTGATAGTCGACAGCCCGTTGAAATCGTCCATTGATGTCCAAAAACCCACCTCGGGAAAGGTGGGCGTTAGCGACGACAATGCGAAAGGGAATCCCCTCGGGAATAAGTTCATGGATTTCCTTAAGCTTTGAGTCCAACATATAAAAGAAGTCCACATGGCGTACATCATACTTATCGTCGTATTCGTGGATATGACGGTCGGTTTCGCCATCGCTTGGAGAGTAAACTTTTGAGGAAGTATCCAGATCGAAGTGGCCAAAGGCCAATCCCGGCCCTGGCTCTCCGCGACCGGGATAGCGAGGATCCTCTCCTCCCTGACCTTCATTTGCTGGCTGCGGTTGATTGGAGTCCGTTCCCGCCTTGTCCATAGAAAAGCGGTTCTCGGAGCAGCTCAAACCCATCACGGCTATCGAAATTGTTAGAAAAAAAAGACGAGGTCCACCCATTGTTCAAGCTCCCGTTATCGCTCAAACAGGTCCCCTCACTGATCATCCAATACATGTTCTTCGCAAGATGCGTTCCAGCCACCCTCGCTCACCTCGCCAAATGAGGTATAGCTGGCGGCAAATTACCGCCAAGGCTTTGGACAGTGTCTAAGCCCCATACATACCAATTTTTCCACAATCCCAGACCAACCTGGCCCTCCTTTTTGGGACATGGTAAGAACATCTTCATGTTTAGAACTCCATTCTCCCCCCTTCTATGGGCCCTATTGGTGAGCGCATTCTCTTGGGGTGATTTCGCCTTTGCTGGATATGATTTTGAAGCCAACGTGACGGCGCGGGCCTATCCCATCGGTGGAACGCTTAATTTTGAAGGCGGCTATGGCTTCCCTACTTGGGGGGCTGACTCCCTAGAATCCAAGGGAGTTTTCTACGGCTATCTTCGTCCGGGGTACCAGGCCAGCACCGCCATCTCCTACAACTCAGGCGAGATCTATTTCGATGTCTTCCCCATTTCTTTCTTTGGCCTGCGGGTGGGAAAAGAATGGATCACCAACACAAAAGAATACAAAGATTACGACTGCGATCGTCTGAACTGCGAAGATGACTTTCAGAAGCAATACATAGAAGGGCGGTTGGCCCTTGGCTATGGCAAGGCCTTTTTTGCCACCCGCTTTCGACAAACGGACCTTTCTGCTGCCACTGAGACACAGAATTTTGCAGAAGAAGTGATGGGTCTTGAAGCTCGTGGCATAGGCGATAGAGTCGAGATTTTGACCTCAGCACTTGGCTACAAGATCTACGAAGACTGGTCAGTTTTGTTTCTCAATGTCTATGGGCAAATGGACAAAATTAAAGGCTTCTCTCGCATGAACACGCTCAATGTGAGTCATCGACGGGGTGAGTACCAGATCATGTTGGGTGTCGGGGAATTCAATTCGCCCTTGGCGCCAAGAGAAGTCACGGCTCTTTTTCAGCTGTCGTGGACTCCCTACCACAGAATTGGCTTCTTTTAGATCAAAAGGCACCACCAGTGGTTTTGAAGGTGGGACGAGGCTTACCATCAGCCTCTTTGATTGGCGATCCACTCTTAAAACCTTGGACACAGGACTTGTCCTGACAGCACTCAGAAATGGTTTCTTTTTGGACGGTAAACAAACTTATAATCTGATCGCCCGCCCGCATTCTCTGGGGGGTCACCTTAACCTCCCACTCGGTGCGACGAGCGCGGTACTGCAAATCCTGAAGAGGTACCTCATGAAACAGCCCTTGGAGGCGGTGGTAGCGAACCGAACTTAGGGCCTCGTGGTGATCCACATAGGCAGTAAAGCCCAAGTACCTTTCAGAATTCTCATAGTGATTGCGAATGCGCGTGACTTTGCCATTGGGGTCTTTGGAAAATTCGACCCATCGTCTTCCTTTCTTCTTTTCAGGCTTAAGCTCCAGAACGGTTCGGTCGCTGTAGCACTGAATGCCCTCGATATGGGGGTAGAACTTCTCAGCCATGTCATCCACCGTGACATAGGTATCTCGCAACCTTTGCTGTTCGTGAAGCGGAAGATTGAAAAAGGCATCGATACCGCCGGGCTCACTAATCAGCGCTGACCCGTGAGTCGCAGCGTAAGCATCTGACCCTCCAAACAAGGTGTCGATGGCCGCCTCTGCCTTTTCTCCCGCCGGAGCTAAGACTGCCGCCACTCCCGCGCCCGCGAATGTCAGAACCCCACTCGAGGACATTTTGCGCAGCCCCCTACCAAGTGCGCGAGCGGCTTTCTTCCCGCCCCCCTTGAGATCATATTTCCCCTTGGGACCATACACGCGGTAGAGTCGGGCGCGCAATGGCACAGGCGGATGGCTGAGATTTCCCTCTCGCACAAGAAAGAAGTCCACCGATTTCCCGGTTGCTATGCGAGTAAGTTTGTAGGTCGAAGCCTTTAGCCCTCGGGTCACCTCGCCATAATTGAACTTGGGAGAGGTTTCCATGTAGTGGGCCACCTTGCCGCCGAGAGAATCACCAAGAAACTCACTTGCCGGCTTCATGGCTTTGCCAAACTCTGTTTTCCCTGAACTCTTGAGGGCATCCACACTGGCAAAGTATCGGTCTCCAGTATCCAGGGCCTTCTCAAACTCCAAAAGAACTCTTGCCCGATTGGTCAGTCGACCTTTCCGATCAAGGAGTCCATTCTCATGCAAATAGGTACGCCCAATCGCCCTATCGGCATCGTTCAAACGCTGCACCAAGGCCTGAACCTGTTCTCTTTCCGCTCCGGACAGCTCGCCAAAATTCACTCCGTGAAGAGAGCCAAGCCTTTCTGCCATCGACCCTTCAGCCACACGCGGCAGATTGTAAGCACGAAGGGTGGACCGATCCTGGCGGATTTTGGCGGCATCATGACGAGCAAGAAAACCCAAGACCTGTTCTTTGTCGAGTTTGGCAATCTCAGGGAACTGAGCGCGAAAGTCCGAAGATTCTAGCAGATGTCTCCCCATTCTCACCACGCGGAGTATGTGAGCCTCCATTTCCATCAGGAATTCGCCTTCAGTCATGGCTTTGGTGGAAAAAGAAAGTGTCAGGCAAATGCCAACCAGGAACCCTAAGAGGGTTCGAAAGAGAACAATAGAACTAAGAAAACTACCTAAGAAGCTATTCGACCTCATGTCCATTTCCCCATATGCACCCCAACCCCTAGGGGTACATACTGTTAACCCGGCCGTCCTGACCTGGTTCTCATTTTAACACAGATCACTCCCCGAAGGGATGAGCGATCCGAGCCGTCTCAAAATGAGACCGGATTAGCGATCTCTCATTGAGGTTTCACCAATTGTTTTCACACCACATTGCATCTAGAATAGGCGACGAGGTGAATGCATGAGTCCAGCAATCTGGGAGAAAATTTTAGACGAACTGGAGTATCGCTACAGCAGGAGCTCGGGTCCAGGAGGTCAACACGTCAATCGAACGGAGTCCAAAGTCGATGTGAGGTGGGACTTGGAGAGCTCCGCCGCTGTGACTGACACCCAGAAAGCGCGCCTACGCCATAAGCTGGCGACCCGCCTCAACAAGGACGGAATTCTGATCATCAGTTGCGACGAATACCGGTATAGAGCTCGCAATATTGAAGAGAGTCAGAGCCGACTTAAAGATCTTTTAACCTCGGCTCTTAAAATCCCTAAGCCGCGCAAAAAAACCAAACCAACCAAATCATCCGTCAAAAAGCGCCTCGAAGGAAAAAAGCAAAGAAGTGATCTAAAGAAATCCCGGGGTAAAATCAAATATTAGGTGGGGAAACCTCACCGAGGGCATTTGGGAAATTCAACCGTGCGGGCCGCTTCACGGGACACCTGTAGAGGCCCAAAGTATCGAATTCCGGAATACATGACTTGAAAGTGCTGAGGTTGAGCCTGACCTGGGTCTTCGACATAAATCCCCCTGCTCTTGTCTTCAGGCCATT
This is a stretch of genomic DNA from Pseudobdellovibrionaceae bacterium. It encodes these proteins:
- the arfB gene encoding aminoacyl-tRNA hydrolase gives rise to the protein MSPAIWEKILDELEYRYSRSSGPGGQHVNRTESKVDVRWDLESSAAVTDTQKARLRHKLATRLNKDGILIISCDEYRYRARNIEESQSRLKDLLTSALKIPKPRKKTKPTKSSVKKRLEGKKQRSDLKKSRGKIKY